In bacterium, the following are encoded in one genomic region:
- a CDS encoding dockerin type I domain-containing protein → MKRGNGWMLALLVVLSLGFVFAGQAMAQIDRFVFEGFDDPDNDGKGDWEIYYLDFPDTKPKQVTNNAYDDIDPCISPDGREVVFAAKKNGKFGIYKKNIFTGVETTLSETMDTAAQPAFSTSRTTGTEWVVFSAVPSGESDWEIYKVETDGTGQARLTNDGYNNQAPSHNGTYIVFQSNRGTNNNWEIMRMDMDGNGLTNLTNHDAYDMDPAITSTGDTITFTSDRCSSPGDTTNIYVRRPDGTVVDVISDIIASTQVSSYFVGDSGDSVVFISAHQTAKGRLYMKVADESDSADPATWTLCVDDSGIEYMEMNTPSWAQVNEPDSPTNVVKTFQCVATDSGVRLTWDRGSPADSEDTFEIQISSSCSPYTAWTTIASTSDTTYLDTTALDLQGCTVAYRVQGWNLAGASEWSDPSEENFINWTNLWVQVASGDTVAQGTQFRADIMCDTVYYMDTLHACLTYDTNCFATPTVQLGDATDTSVHPGTNLMVDMDTTTGTIEFLVNMLDVDSWVTTTSDTSLVEIYLWAIGDVGTCCTLDLRSTNCSTLSDSPTMGDTAAQEICVMDISDTTICISGQPFPTPTLRGDVNCDGVVNILDITKLERCLLGLDSDCYCNWANADANQDGKVSSADITAIERIILGLPSAPAPTKITTPEEIAKLKMRGVATRELTLSVSEVKGFDTLQCDLSYDPARVRIEKVEAGSLTQGARLLSNIQNEQGRLRVLLNMPGVSGVSGSGDLLKITLASVASAGDISIKEITLGSNQAIELPFELLNSEVRPIRSFLSQNYPNPLNPEAWIPFGLSQSAKVVINIYSLSGQLVRTLDLGEKAVGIYEVKEKAAYWDGKDNQGYEVASGVYLYQLKAGDFTSTRKMIVLK, encoded by the coding sequence ATGAAACGAGGAAATGGTTGGATGTTGGCTTTACTGGTTGTCTTGAGCTTAGGTTTTGTTTTTGCAGGCCAGGCTATGGCCCAGATAGACCGGTTCGTCTTTGAGGGCTTTGACGACCCTGATAATGATGGCAAGGGAGATTGGGAGATTTATTACCTCGATTTTCCGGATACAAAACCAAAACAGGTGACTAACAATGCCTATGATGATATCGATCCTTGCATCTCACCCGATGGTAGAGAGGTAGTTTTCGCGGCCAAGAAGAATGGTAAGTTTGGGATATATAAGAAGAATATCTTCACTGGAGTTGAGACGACGCTCAGTGAAACTATGGATACAGCGGCTCAACCAGCTTTTTCCACCAGTAGGACGACAGGCACTGAGTGGGTAGTTTTCTCCGCTGTTCCGAGTGGTGAGAGTGATTGGGAGATATATAAGGTGGAGACAGATGGGACCGGCCAGGCAAGGTTAACCAATGATGGTTATAATAACCAGGCGCCGTCCCACAATGGAACTTACATTGTTTTCCAATCCAATCGGGGGACCAATAATAATTGGGAGATCATGCGGATGGACATGGACGGTAATGGATTGACTAATTTAACCAACCACGATGCCTATGATATGGACCCGGCCATAACCTCTACCGGCGATACCATCACCTTTACTTCTGATCGATGCAGTAGCCCTGGAGATACCACCAATATTTACGTGAGGCGTCCCGATGGAACCGTGGTGGATGTGATCAGTGATATCATTGCTTCTACTCAGGTATCTTCTTATTTCGTAGGCGACAGCGGAGATTCGGTGGTCTTTATTTCCGCTCATCAAACAGCCAAGGGCAGGCTCTATATGAAAGTGGCTGACGAAAGTGACAGCGCTGACCCCGCTACGTGGACACTCTGTGTCGACGACTCCGGTATCGAATATATGGAAATGAACACCCCCAGTTGGGCCCAGGTGAATGAACCTGATAGCCCGACTAACGTGGTGAAGACCTTCCAATGCGTGGCCACTGATTCCGGCGTCAGATTGACCTGGGATAGGGGCAGCCCGGCTGATAGTGAGGATACCTTTGAGATTCAGATAAGTTCAAGTTGTTCCCCTTATACCGCATGGACTACGATAGCCTCGACCTCGGATACCACCTATCTTGACACTACGGCCCTCGATCTCCAAGGTTGCACGGTAGCCTATAGGGTGCAGGGCTGGAATCTGGCCGGTGCTTCTGAGTGGAGTGACCCTTCTGAGGAAAACTTTATCAATTGGACCAATCTCTGGGTTCAAGTGGCTAGCGGCGATACTGTAGCCCAGGGGACCCAGTTTAGAGCCGATATAATGTGTGATACCGTTTATTACATGGATACACTTCACGCTTGCCTTACTTATGACACCAATTGCTTTGCTACGCCTACCGTCCAGTTGGGAGATGCTACTGACACTTCGGTTCACCCGGGGACGAATCTGATGGTAGATATGGATACCACGACTGGAACCATCGAGTTTCTGGTCAATATGTTAGATGTGGACAGTTGGGTTACCACTACTTCTGACACCTCCTTAGTCGAGATATATCTCTGGGCGATAGGAGATGTGGGGACGTGCTGCACCCTTGACCTCCGTAGCACCAACTGCAGCACCTTAAGTGATAGCCCGACCATGGGCGACACTGCCGCCCAGGAGATATGCGTGATGGATATAAGTGACACGACTATCTGTATAAGCGGCCAACCCTTCCCCACGCCGACTCTGCGGGGTGATGTCAACTGTGATGGAGTGGTTAATATCTTGGATATTACCAAGTTAGAGAGATGCCTTCTGGGCCTTGACAGCGACTGCTACTGCAATTGGGCTAATGCCGATGCTAATCAGGACGGCAAGGTAAGCTCAGCCGATATTACGGCGATTGAGCGGATTATTCTGGGCTTACCTTCGGCCCCAGCGCCGACTAAGATTACCACGCCGGAGGAAATAGCCAAACTGAAGATGAGAGGGGTGGCTACCAGGGAACTTACCTTGTCTGTCAGCGAAGTTAAGGGTTTTGATACCCTCCAGTGTGACCTCAGCTATGATCCGGCCAGGGTGAGGATTGAAAAGGTGGAAGCCGGGAGTTTAACCCAGGGGGCTCGTCTCCTGAGTAATATCCAAAATGAGCAGGGTAGACTGAGGGTCTTACTCAATATGCCCGGCGTATCCGGGGTAAGTGGTTCCGGAGACCTCTTGAAGATTACACTGGCTTCAGTAGCTTCAGCCGGGGATATCTCTATAAAGGAGATTACCCTGGGCAGTAATCAGGCTATTGAGCTTCCCTTTGAGCTTCTTAATTCTGAGGTGAGACCAATCCGGTCTTTCCTCTCTCAGAACTATCCCAATCCTCTCAATCCTGAGGCCTGGATACCCTTTGGTCTGAGCCAGTCAGCTAAGGTAGTGATTAATATTTATTCACTCTCCGGTCAATTGGTCAGGACCCTTGATCTGGGTGAAAAGGCAGTCGGGATATACGAGGTTAAAGAGAAAGCTGCTTACTGGGATGGTAAAGATAACCAGGGATATGAGGTAGCCAGCGGGGTTTATCTCTATCAGTTGAAGGCAGGTGATTTTACCTCGACCAGGAAGATGATTGTGTTGAAGTAA
- a CDS encoding cob(I)yrinic acid a,c-diamide adenosyltransferase has product MRKGLTQIYTGEGKGKTTAAIGQIIRALGRGLTVCLVQFLKPGSSGELSPLRKLGIRVIQSQQRYRFPHPTEEERSRVKSEINSLLQEVNRLLTGRQYDVIVLDEINNCLHLGLVEPEVILDLISQKPDKVELILTGRYAPAEVMERADLVTEMVPLKHPYDQGIPAREGIEY; this is encoded by the coding sequence ATGAGAAAAGGGCTTACTCAGATTTATACCGGGGAAGGTAAAGGCAAGACTACGGCCGCGATTGGCCAGATCATTAGGGCTTTAGGTCGGGGGCTCACGGTGTGTCTGGTCCAGTTCCTGAAACCCGGCTCAAGTGGTGAACTTAGCCCTCTTAGGAAATTAGGCATCAGGGTCATTCAAAGCCAGCAGAGATATCGATTCCCCCACCCTACAGAGGAGGAAAGATCGCGAGTCAAGTCTGAAATAAACAGCCTCTTACAAGAAGTGAACCGCCTTTTGACGGGTCGGCAATACGATGTTATTGTCTTGGATGAAATAAACAACTGCCTCCATCTTGGTCTGGTAGAACCGGAAGTCATCCTTGATCTAATCTCGCAAAAACCGGACAAGGTAGAACTTATTCTTACCGGGCGGTATGCCCCTGCCGAGGTGATGGAAAGGGCAGATTTAGTCACGGAAATGGTCCCACTGAAACACCCTTATGATCAGGGCATCCCGGCTCGAGAAGGGATAGAATATTGA